Proteins co-encoded in one Arthrobacter sp. ERGS1:01 genomic window:
- a CDS encoding GntR family transcriptional regulator, producing the protein MKQLTIQDVNEIFDIRLSIEVSAASLAARQVVSGACTDSLLEALALAEALASSDDEHGKAQANVAIHDEIFKLTGNELLVSMIRPVANRMRWLFGNAVHQDSGQLCLEHRQLCEAICEGQAELASALATAHIEHSRRPAISQLEGKLPARRSTEPRETRWEGN; encoded by the coding sequence GTGAAGCAACTCACGATCCAGGACGTCAACGAAATCTTTGACATTCGCCTAAGCATTGAAGTATCAGCGGCAAGCCTCGCTGCCAGGCAGGTCGTCTCCGGTGCATGTACAGACAGTCTTCTAGAGGCACTGGCACTGGCGGAGGCCCTCGCATCCAGCGATGACGAGCACGGCAAGGCTCAAGCGAATGTGGCCATTCACGACGAGATATTCAAGCTGACCGGCAATGAGCTTCTGGTGTCGATGATCCGTCCGGTGGCCAATCGAATGCGGTGGCTCTTTGGGAACGCCGTACATCAGGATTCCGGACAACTTTGCCTGGAGCACAGGCAGCTTTGTGAAGCCATTTGTGAGGGGCAAGCCGAGCTCGCCTCAGCACTGGCCACGGCGCACATTGAACACAGCAGGAGGCCAGCCATATCCCAACTCGAAGGGAAGCTGCCGGCCCGGCGTTCGACCGAACCCCGGGAAACCCGGTGGGAGGGCAACTAG
- a CDS encoding MFS transporter, with protein sequence MWVLLALALVSINLRPAITTVAGVMGQLHTSFGMDPNVLSVLGALPVLAFGISAPCGPWLARRLGAGRAVAVALLVLAAALIVRSLVPVLLLPGTFLAGAAIMTASVLVPQIVKANRGTGWWIGLCTMGFGLGAALGAGLVQPLQDLMGGSLAWALAIWAVPALLGAGLIHRAGGGRPDAAGPVPAAGVHPAGAGAVPLRRQRTAWAVTTFFGLQALLYFAITSWLAVFLVSKGLGPGGAAALLAWFSLAGLPASLLAPVLAGRPAVLRIMAPGLGMLVALALLGVLLAPAELQLPMVGILGVVQSAGFGLAMALVVIRSAGPQTAGRLSAMSQGLGFALASLGPLGAGLLHEATGGWEATFFALAGVALLLASAGYFAVSGALVSMESDEPDSRILPAYIGSR encoded by the coding sequence GTGTGGGTCCTACTTGCCTTAGCGCTCGTTTCGATCAACCTGCGCCCGGCAATCACCACCGTCGCAGGCGTCATGGGGCAGCTCCACACCAGCTTCGGAATGGATCCCAACGTGCTGTCCGTGCTGGGTGCCCTGCCCGTGCTAGCTTTTGGAATCTCGGCGCCGTGCGGGCCCTGGCTCGCTCGCCGGCTTGGCGCCGGCCGGGCGGTGGCCGTGGCACTGCTGGTGCTCGCCGCTGCGCTTATCGTCCGTAGCCTGGTGCCTGTCCTGCTGCTCCCAGGAACCTTCCTGGCCGGTGCGGCAATCATGACTGCCAGCGTGCTGGTGCCGCAGATCGTCAAGGCCAACCGGGGGACCGGTTGGTGGATAGGGCTGTGCACCATGGGGTTCGGGCTGGGCGCCGCCTTGGGTGCTGGACTGGTGCAGCCCCTGCAGGACCTGATGGGTGGAAGCCTCGCCTGGGCGCTGGCCATCTGGGCAGTGCCGGCCCTGCTGGGTGCCGGGCTGATCCACCGCGCCGGTGGCGGACGACCGGACGCGGCCGGACCCGTACCGGCGGCGGGGGTCCACCCTGCAGGGGCGGGCGCGGTGCCGCTCCGGAGGCAGCGAACGGCGTGGGCTGTGACCACGTTCTTCGGGCTTCAGGCGCTGCTCTACTTCGCCATCACGTCGTGGCTTGCCGTTTTCCTCGTCTCGAAAGGCCTGGGGCCGGGCGGTGCAGCAGCGCTGCTGGCCTGGTTTAGTCTGGCTGGCTTGCCCGCAAGCCTGCTGGCCCCCGTGCTGGCTGGCCGGCCGGCCGTCTTGCGGATCATGGCGCCCGGGCTGGGCATGCTGGTGGCCCTCGCCCTCTTGGGCGTCCTCCTGGCCCCAGCAGAGCTGCAGCTGCCCATGGTGGGCATCCTGGGGGTTGTGCAGAGTGCCGGCTTCGGCCTGGCTATGGCGCTTGTTGTCATCCGCTCGGCGGGGCCGCAGACAGCGGGCAGACTATCTGCGATGAGCCAGGGGCTCGGCTTCGCCCTGGCCTCCCTGGGCCCACTGGGGGCCGGGCTGCTGCACGAAGCTACGGGCGGCTGGGAGGCCACGTTCTTCGCGTTGGCCGGGGTAGCCTTGCTCCTCGCGAGTGCCGGGTACTTTGCCGTGAGCGGGGCCTTGGTGTCCATGGAATCCGACGAGCCGGACTCTCGGATTCTGCCGGCCTACATCGGAAGTCGCTAG
- a CDS encoding MFS transporter, with protein sequence MKQHSTTISPIDTPYTPNKGTLWLSPVLAAIIFTALVLRPPLTAIGALTPVILSDGGLSATELGFLGSVPLVVFATFSMLVPRLAQRIRMSSLLAAGMAIAFLGSLLRLLPGSALLFLGTGLLAAGLCIGNVVLPLAARRFFPRRIGIITGLYTALMSAGGGIGVVLALPLSDGLGLGWRATLALMGALTSIAGILWIQTSLRESRTCSQQKGTRTTPETSASEGTSRGVILAVGTFFGAQASFFYLVASWLLPLLLGKSVPLPQATIGVGAFSFAGILTCFITPPLALRLLGLTKTVLVLSAFQLVGATMLLLGTGNTAFMGAVLLATGVTGAFSLSFVLFSVKAGSHEATMTLSGKAQATGYMIAAVFPFAIGALHSVTDSWVPAEAAMLGLALLTLGSGIASTRGKVR encoded by the coding sequence ATGAAACAGCACAGCACGACCATCTCGCCGATCGATACGCCCTACACTCCAAACAAGGGAACGCTGTGGCTATCGCCCGTGTTGGCGGCGATAATATTCACCGCTCTCGTTCTCCGCCCGCCGCTGACGGCAATCGGGGCCCTCACCCCCGTGATCCTGAGCGACGGCGGGCTCTCCGCCACAGAGCTAGGATTTCTAGGGTCCGTTCCACTTGTGGTCTTCGCGACGTTCTCCATGCTCGTCCCCCGCCTCGCACAACGAATCCGGATGTCATCCCTGCTGGCAGCAGGGATGGCGATAGCATTCCTCGGGAGCCTACTTCGGCTACTGCCAGGTTCCGCCCTGCTATTTCTCGGCACCGGGCTCCTTGCTGCCGGTCTATGTATCGGAAATGTCGTCCTCCCTTTGGCGGCACGACGCTTTTTCCCCCGAAGGATCGGAATCATCACCGGCCTGTACACCGCGCTAATGTCCGCCGGTGGAGGAATCGGCGTCGTCCTAGCTCTCCCCCTCTCCGACGGACTCGGACTGGGGTGGCGCGCCACCCTGGCCTTGATGGGGGCCCTCACGAGCATTGCAGGCATCCTCTGGATCCAAACCAGCCTGCGGGAGTCACGGACATGCTCACAGCAAAAAGGAACCCGCACAACGCCGGAAACATCAGCGTCCGAAGGAACGAGCCGGGGCGTCATCCTCGCCGTCGGAACCTTCTTCGGCGCCCAGGCATCGTTCTTCTACCTCGTCGCCTCGTGGCTGCTGCCACTGCTCCTAGGGAAATCCGTCCCACTGCCGCAAGCCACCATCGGTGTCGGTGCCTTCAGCTTCGCAGGAATCCTGACCTGCTTCATCACACCTCCCCTGGCTCTACGCCTCCTGGGTTTGACCAAGACAGTCCTAGTGCTCTCCGCGTTCCAGCTCGTCGGAGCGACCATGCTCCTCCTCGGAACCGGGAACACTGCGTTCATGGGCGCCGTCCTCCTGGCCACTGGAGTCACAGGGGCCTTCTCGCTCAGTTTCGTTCTCTTCAGCGTCAAGGCCGGCTCACATGAAGCCACCATGACCCTATCTGGCAAGGCTCAGGCAACTGGATACATGATCGCTGCTGTCTTCCCCTTCGCTATCGGCGCACTGCATTCCGTCACTGACTCGTGGGTTCCGGCCGAAGCAGCCATGCTGGGCCTGGCCCTCCTGACGCTGGGCAGCGGCATCGCATCCACCCGAGGAAAAGTCCGCTGA
- a CDS encoding MFS transporter yields the protein MSTEPELLQATTPKPSAQTESKDSLPWLALLALAMTGFVVMMTETLPAGLLPSIAEDFSVSQGAAGQLVSFYAIGPVIATIPAMIFTRRLPRRPLLLVTLLVFLMANTLTGLAWNYEISLVARLIAGVCSGVVWGMIAGYARRIVPHALSGRALAVALIGTPVALSFGTPLATFLGSIVGWRWTFGAMSALTLLLLGWIMASLPNVPGASAESGVPVRRVLKIPGIVSILAVTVGWMLAHNLLYTYIAPFIESTGTGLRTDVVLLIFGVSAIGGIWVTGILVDRGLRLLVLGSLALFAVSMVLLAVSSASSAAIIAAIIVWGLTFGGAPTLLQTANGDAAGANGDIAQAVLVTGWNLAIFIAGTVGGLLLEGLGTASLPPAALLLIVLSTIVAIASRTHAFKPGTRHPAA from the coding sequence ATGAGTACAGAACCAGAACTCCTCCAAGCAACAACACCAAAGCCATCAGCCCAGACCGAGAGTAAGGATTCGTTGCCTTGGTTGGCCCTCCTGGCCCTGGCAATGACGGGCTTCGTGGTCATGATGACCGAGACCTTGCCGGCCGGACTCCTCCCTTCGATCGCCGAAGACTTCTCCGTATCGCAGGGCGCCGCCGGCCAGCTGGTCTCCTTCTACGCCATCGGTCCGGTCATCGCCACAATCCCTGCGATGATCTTCACAAGACGGCTGCCCCGACGCCCGCTGCTCCTGGTGACCCTGCTCGTCTTCCTCATGGCCAACACCTTGACCGGGCTGGCCTGGAATTACGAGATCTCCCTGGTGGCGCGCCTGATCGCCGGCGTCTGCTCGGGCGTCGTTTGGGGAATGATCGCCGGGTACGCCCGCCGCATCGTCCCCCACGCCTTGAGCGGCCGCGCCCTCGCAGTAGCTCTGATAGGAACTCCCGTAGCGCTATCATTCGGCACACCGCTAGCGACCTTCCTAGGCTCGATCGTCGGCTGGCGCTGGACCTTCGGGGCGATGTCCGCCCTCACCTTGCTTCTTCTTGGATGGATCATGGCATCCCTGCCGAACGTGCCGGGAGCCAGCGCCGAATCGGGAGTTCCGGTGCGACGCGTGCTGAAGATTCCCGGGATCGTCTCGATCCTGGCGGTCACTGTCGGTTGGATGCTCGCCCATAACCTCCTCTACACCTACATCGCTCCGTTTATCGAGTCAACGGGAACCGGTCTTCGGACCGACGTGGTCCTCCTGATCTTCGGGGTATCCGCGATCGGTGGAATCTGGGTCACCGGTATCCTCGTCGATCGAGGGCTGAGGCTGCTCGTGCTCGGGAGCCTGGCGCTCTTCGCCGTGAGCATGGTGCTCCTCGCCGTGAGTTCTGCAAGCTCCGCAGCGATCATCGCCGCGATCATCGTGTGGGGACTCACCTTCGGCGGAGCGCCAACGCTACTCCAGACCGCTAACGGGGACGCCGCAGGCGCCAACGGGGATATCGCCCAGGCAGTCCTTGTTACGGGCTGGAACCTGGCAATCTTCATTGCGGGAACCGTGGGCGGGCTTCTCCTCGAAGGCCTCGGAACGGCCTCACTCCCGCCCGCAGCACTCCTGCTGATTGTCTTGTCGACAATCGTGGCGATCGCCTCGAGAACCCATGCCTTCAAACCGGGCACCAGGCACCCAGCGGCCTAA
- a CDS encoding aldehyde dehydrogenase family protein encodes MVDRDVREYGAFIDGSFRSLGAEWFEAREAASGVLLGRVMRSGQKEVDEAVEAADRAFPAWAALPAERRAELLMKFAAVIEEHSEELARLEALDTGRHIREMREDYVATVVQLRYFASVVLAHEGFGRQLASGYLVAKRVPLGVCGQIIPWNDPAVMTAFKIAPALAVGNTVVLKPDRNACVSVMELARLAADIFPPGVLNVVPGFGEEVGSALLAHPKVRKLAFTGSTEVGRIVAGAGSSRLVSSILELGGKSPNIVFPDIDDLDAVVANASFGVLMCNGQSCLAGTRLFLHEDIYDEFMQKLVVRFNSLRIGPPLDEETDLSGMIHQQHADKVMSMIASGIAEGARLVTGGHRTYVPGYENGNFIEPTILEVENSMDVAQQEIFGPVLCVIKWNDYETMIAEANDTPYGLASGIYTSNLKNAMDTADRLETGSVWINQYFNLSGGVPFGGFKDSGIGREFCFETLNEYTQLKSITIATTTPPAN; translated from the coding sequence ATGGTGGATCGTGATGTCCGTGAATACGGGGCGTTTATCGATGGTTCATTCCGTTCGTTGGGGGCGGAATGGTTCGAGGCGCGAGAGGCCGCTTCGGGGGTGTTGTTGGGCCGGGTGATGCGTTCGGGCCAGAAGGAAGTCGATGAGGCGGTCGAGGCTGCGGATCGGGCATTTCCGGCCTGGGCTGCGTTGCCTGCGGAGCGGCGTGCGGAACTGCTTATGAAGTTTGCCGCGGTCATCGAGGAGCATTCGGAGGAGTTGGCGAGGTTGGAGGCCCTGGACACGGGGCGGCATATCCGCGAAATGCGTGAGGACTACGTAGCAACCGTGGTTCAACTACGCTACTTCGCGTCAGTGGTCCTGGCACACGAAGGTTTCGGGCGCCAGCTCGCGTCCGGATATCTCGTGGCCAAGCGCGTGCCGCTGGGTGTGTGCGGTCAGATCATCCCGTGGAACGACCCCGCGGTGATGACGGCCTTCAAGATCGCACCGGCGCTGGCTGTTGGCAACACGGTGGTCTTGAAGCCGGACCGCAACGCCTGCGTTTCGGTGATGGAACTGGCGCGCCTGGCCGCCGATATCTTCCCGCCAGGGGTTCTGAACGTGGTTCCCGGCTTCGGCGAGGAAGTAGGTTCAGCTCTACTTGCACACCCGAAGGTCAGGAAGCTGGCGTTCACCGGTAGCACCGAAGTCGGCAGGATCGTCGCCGGGGCCGGATCTTCCCGACTCGTCTCCTCGATCCTGGAGCTCGGAGGCAAGAGTCCGAACATCGTCTTCCCCGACATCGATGACCTCGACGCCGTCGTGGCGAACGCGTCCTTCGGAGTTCTCATGTGCAACGGCCAGTCCTGTCTTGCCGGGACCCGTCTCTTCCTCCACGAGGACATCTACGACGAGTTCATGCAAAAACTCGTGGTTCGCTTCAATTCCCTCCGGATTGGCCCGCCTCTTGACGAGGAGACCGATCTCAGCGGGATGATCCATCAACAGCACGCCGACAAGGTCATGTCGATGATCGCCTCCGGAATCGCTGAAGGTGCCCGCCTGGTCACCGGCGGTCATCGTACCTACGTCCCCGGATACGAAAACGGGAATTTCATCGAGCCCACGATCCTCGAGGTCGAGAACTCGATGGACGTCGCACAGCAGGAGATCTTCGGCCCAGTCCTGTGCGTCATCAAATGGAACGACTACGAGACCATGATTGCCGAAGCCAACGACACCCCTTACGGTCTGGCCTCCGGGATCTACACGTCGAATCTGAAGAACGCCATGGACACTGCAGATCGTCTCGAAACCGGAAGCGTCTGGATTAACCAATACTTTAACCTCTCCGGCGGCGTCCCCTTCGGTGGCTTCAAAGATAGCGGGATCGGAAGAGAGTTCTGCTTTGAAACTCTCAACGAATACACCCAGCTGAAGTCCATCACCATCGCCACCACGACACCGCCCGCCAACTGA
- a CDS encoding SDR family oxidoreductase: MKISKNTIFIAGGTSGIGLEVALRLTDEGNKVIVGGRRLERLEEIRNSHPTIGTVGINVDDKDSIRHAYEEVTASHPDLNVLITMSGIMEPENLKTPDFLQVAERTVTTNILGTIRLVAQFIPFLSTKDSAAILTISSALAFVPLPITPTYNASKAAIHMFTESMRVQLADTSIQCIEIAPPGVRTTMMGQENSESAMPIDAFVAEVISLLKANPEAKEIVVEAAAPLRNAEINGNYDEILTMLS; encoded by the coding sequence TTGAAGATCTCAAAGAACACCATTTTCATTGCCGGCGGAACGTCCGGAATTGGCCTCGAGGTCGCCCTCCGTCTCACCGACGAGGGGAACAAGGTCATCGTCGGCGGACGCCGCCTCGAGCGCCTGGAGGAGATCAGGAACAGCCACCCCACCATCGGAACCGTTGGGATCAACGTCGACGACAAGGACTCGATCCGCCATGCGTACGAGGAAGTGACTGCGTCGCACCCGGATCTCAACGTGCTCATCACGATGTCCGGCATCATGGAACCGGAGAACCTGAAGACTCCGGACTTCCTCCAGGTTGCGGAGCGGACCGTGACGACGAACATCCTCGGGACGATCAGGCTGGTTGCGCAGTTCATCCCCTTCTTGAGCACAAAAGACTCCGCGGCCATCCTCACGATCTCTTCCGCGTTGGCGTTTGTACCCCTTCCAATTACTCCCACCTACAACGCTTCCAAGGCCGCAATCCACATGTTCACCGAGAGCATGCGGGTTCAGCTCGCGGACACTTCCATCCAGTGCATCGAGATCGCTCCGCCGGGAGTGCGTACTACCATGATGGGCCAGGAGAACTCGGAATCTGCGATGCCGATCGACGCCTTCGTCGCCGAAGTGATCTCCCTGCTCAAGGCAAACCCGGAGGCGAAGGAGATCGTCGTCGAGGCGGCCGCTCCCCTTCGCAACGCCGAAATCAACGGAAACTACGACGAGATCCTGACGATGCTCAGCTGA
- a CDS encoding SDR family NAD(P)-dependent oxidoreductase: MIDLSGKTILVTGGTKGIGQAIALKAAAHGADVLIAYVSDREASDRTLSELRNTGRNAAAFQADLSSEEGVMALFEEIRNHASSIDALVNSAGVFATAPLEKVSSASFSRHFSVNVFGLTYAIREALPLFPKSGASIVNIGSSVSSFTPAGSVEYNASKGAVDAITRTLANELGPRGVRVNSINPGLTETPGMRQSEFSSESFKSEIKERTPLRRIGVPDDISGAACFLISEDSSWLTGETLIVGGGLH, from the coding sequence ATGATCGATCTATCCGGGAAGACCATCCTCGTCACCGGAGGCACCAAGGGCATTGGCCAGGCGATCGCACTGAAGGCAGCAGCACACGGGGCCGATGTCCTGATCGCGTATGTTTCGGATCGCGAGGCCTCAGACAGGACCCTGTCCGAGCTCCGGAACACCGGACGCAATGCAGCGGCATTCCAAGCGGACCTTTCCAGCGAGGAAGGGGTGATGGCGCTATTTGAGGAGATCCGCAATCATGCCTCGTCGATCGATGCGCTGGTCAACTCCGCCGGCGTCTTCGCCACCGCTCCCCTCGAAAAAGTCTCATCCGCATCGTTCTCCCGTCACTTCTCGGTCAACGTCTTCGGGCTAACATACGCCATCAGGGAAGCCCTCCCCTTATTCCCGAAGTCCGGTGCGAGCATCGTCAACATCGGCTCCAGCGTCTCGTCGTTCACCCCGGCGGGATCCGTCGAGTACAACGCCAGCAAAGGCGCGGTCGACGCCATCACCCGTACACTCGCCAACGAACTGGGCCCTCGCGGGGTGCGAGTCAATTCAATCAATCCCGGACTCACCGAGACCCCCGGGATGCGCCAAAGCGAGTTCTCCTCGGAATCCTTCAAGAGCGAGATCAAGGAGCGTACTCCGCTTCGACGGATTGGAGTCCCCGACGACATCTCCGGAGCCGCCTGCTTCCTGATCTCCGAGGACTCCTCATGGCTCACCGGGGAGACCCTCATCGTCGGCGGCGGCCTTCACTAG
- a CDS encoding TetR-like C-terminal domain-containing protein, protein MGHQTPADVEAEVATPPRGARSEAVHQKALQAAAVLLKAGGLKAATVDAVAAASGVSKVTLYRHWPSRQAIAAEAFGMLMGKYLVIPDAGDPPADLSAYLADIGRFYRGPLGSVFAELVGACANDSTTAAYFRTFFLDERRRGFASLVERCIESGYFRADIDLDEAIDLFFGPLVFRLLVGHAKIDDDSVRSIIDHGVRGLRANPLST, encoded by the coding sequence ATGGGGCATCAGACCCCTGCTGACGTCGAGGCCGAAGTGGCGACACCACCGCGTGGAGCGCGGAGCGAAGCGGTTCATCAAAAGGCGCTGCAGGCGGCGGCGGTTCTCCTGAAGGCCGGGGGATTGAAGGCTGCGACGGTTGATGCTGTCGCGGCGGCCTCCGGGGTCAGCAAGGTGACTCTCTACCGGCATTGGCCCTCCCGCCAAGCGATCGCTGCGGAAGCCTTCGGGATGCTGATGGGGAAGTACCTGGTCATCCCGGATGCGGGTGATCCGCCCGCGGACCTGAGTGCCTATCTCGCCGACATCGGCCGCTTCTATCGGGGTCCCCTGGGGTCGGTCTTCGCTGAGCTCGTCGGTGCGTGTGCCAATGATTCGACCACTGCGGCGTATTTTCGGACTTTCTTCCTCGATGAGCGCCGCCGGGGGTTCGCCTCGCTTGTTGAGCGGTGCATCGAGTCCGGGTATTTCCGGGCGGACATCGATCTCGACGAGGCGATCGACCTGTTCTTTGGCCCGCTGGTCTTTAGGTTGCTTGTCGGGCACGCAAAGATCGACGACGATTCGGTGCGATCGATCATCGATCACGGAGTCCGAGGCCTGCGCGCCAATCCGCTCTCCACTTAG
- a CDS encoding amidohydrolase — MSNMFADTIIVNASVHTLDPARPGCDTIVMAGGRVVATGDAALLKEHRGSDTSIVDAQGHTVTPGLIDAHIHPIEGVEATIGVDFGGVKTLEGFLAALRAEADRVLAHEPSGWVRGWNVDYGVFEGRPITAELIEGAVRGLPTFLQLFDLHTVLASRAALKAADITGPRRFPDSSEIVVTDEGLPTGELREASAYALVAAAAPALTRAQAIGRAREIMMNLAKSGITAGSIMDGDIASLDFLDEIDSTDAGLPVRLVAALGHKPGMDAQAVRDYLAAKHRSGRRWRGGLIKMFLDGVIDTGTGWMYEADTSGEGLYSFWPDPSEFPTTVKHYSDEGFQIATHAIGDRAIGVAIDAYIAAGVASTRSAPHRIEHLECLADQDLPRLAGAGITASMQPLHMQWRNADGSDSWSSRLGPDRASLAWRVKDILTSGAPLALGSDWPVAQYDVRIGMAWARLRRTPGQPDAHVFEPAQRLSPTETLKGFTLWAARAQGDNDAGSIRPGYRADLTMWADDPLKVSGDQLIDVPITSTWVDGAVVFAGEE, encoded by the coding sequence ATGTCCAACATGTTTGCCGACACCATTATCGTCAACGCTTCGGTTCATACCCTCGACCCGGCGCGGCCTGGCTGTGACACGATCGTCATGGCGGGAGGTCGGGTTGTTGCCACCGGCGATGCGGCACTGCTCAAGGAACACAGGGGATCGGACACGTCCATCGTCGACGCCCAAGGGCACACCGTGACCCCTGGCCTGATCGACGCGCACATCCACCCCATCGAGGGGGTCGAGGCAACTATCGGAGTCGACTTCGGTGGTGTGAAGACGCTCGAGGGTTTCCTGGCCGCACTGCGCGCTGAGGCCGATCGGGTGCTGGCCCACGAACCGTCCGGCTGGGTGCGGGGATGGAACGTGGACTACGGCGTCTTTGAGGGGCGCCCCATCACCGCGGAGCTGATTGAGGGCGCCGTCCGCGGGCTTCCGACGTTCCTGCAGCTTTTCGACTTGCACACCGTTCTGGCAAGCCGGGCAGCACTGAAGGCAGCAGACATCACCGGGCCCAGGAGATTCCCAGATTCCTCGGAGATCGTCGTCACCGACGAAGGCCTGCCCACCGGTGAGCTTCGTGAGGCGAGTGCATATGCCCTGGTCGCTGCCGCCGCGCCGGCCCTGACCCGCGCACAGGCAATCGGGCGCGCCCGCGAAATCATGATGAACCTCGCCAAGAGCGGCATCACGGCCGGATCGATCATGGACGGGGACATCGCCTCACTGGACTTTCTCGATGAAATCGACAGCACCGACGCCGGGCTTCCAGTACGGCTGGTTGCTGCCCTGGGGCACAAGCCCGGGATGGATGCCCAGGCGGTCCGCGACTACCTCGCGGCCAAGCACCGTTCCGGTCGTCGCTGGCGCGGTGGACTTATCAAGATGTTCCTCGATGGAGTGATCGACACCGGCACCGGATGGATGTACGAGGCCGATACCTCCGGCGAGGGCCTGTACTCGTTCTGGCCAGACCCAAGCGAGTTCCCGACCACAGTCAAGCACTACAGCGACGAGGGCTTCCAAATCGCCACTCATGCGATCGGAGACAGGGCCATCGGAGTGGCTATCGACGCCTACATTGCCGCGGGAGTGGCCTCGACCCGCAGCGCACCGCACCGGATCGAGCACCTCGAGTGCCTCGCCGACCAAGACCTCCCCAGGCTGGCCGGTGCTGGCATCACGGCGTCCATGCAGCCACTGCACATGCAATGGCGCAATGCCGACGGTTCCGACTCCTGGTCCAGTCGGCTGGGACCGGACCGGGCCAGCCTCGCCTGGCGGGTGAAGGACATACTAACTTCGGGCGCACCGCTTGCGCTGGGCTCCGACTGGCCCGTCGCCCAATACGACGTGCGGATCGGTATGGCGTGGGCCCGGCTGCGGCGCACGCCCGGACAGCCCGATGCGCATGTCTTCGAACCGGCGCAGCGGCTATCGCCGACCGAAACGCTAAAAGGATTCACCCTGTGGGCGGCCAGGGCTCAGGGGGACAATGATGCCGGAAGCATCCGGCCGGGCTACCGCGCCGACCTGACGATGTGGGCCGATGACCCACTCAAGGTCTCCGGCGATCAGCTCATCGATGTGCCAATCACATCGACATGGGTCGACGGCGCAGTGGTATTCGCCGGCGAGGAGTAG
- a CDS encoding carbon-nitrogen hydrolase family protein: protein MRTLTLAILQTAPVPQDLEATWQKFEQQATNARSLFPHVNLIVAPELLLTAPDRLLASDPDYEARSAAPIPSPLTERIGALARELDVWLVPGSLNEIGEDGLVYNTAIAVSPEGDIVARYRKLFPWAPYETSQPGSEFVAFDIEGIGRVGLAICYDGSFPEVARQLAWLGAEVMIQPTLTSTRDREMEIVMSRANAFANQIFVVNVNASDPVGVGNSVIADPDGTIMQIAGSGEEVLIGVLDLDRVTQARELGTLGLNRPWELLASHAGAIQFPMFGGARIHPPHWTPDGADSSSSPNESTIEPLRASG from the coding sequence ATGCGCACTCTCACCCTTGCCATCCTGCAAACGGCCCCCGTGCCGCAGGACCTCGAAGCAACCTGGCAGAAATTTGAGCAGCAGGCAACGAATGCACGCTCACTTTTCCCCCACGTTAACCTGATCGTCGCACCCGAGCTGCTTCTCACTGCCCCGGACCGGCTACTGGCCTCTGACCCCGATTACGAGGCCCGCTCGGCCGCACCGATCCCGAGTCCTCTAACGGAGAGGATCGGCGCTCTGGCGCGGGAACTGGACGTCTGGCTGGTGCCCGGGTCCCTTAACGAGATCGGCGAGGACGGGTTGGTCTACAACACGGCAATCGCTGTCAGCCCGGAGGGTGACATTGTTGCCCGCTACCGCAAACTCTTCCCGTGGGCGCCCTATGAGACCTCGCAACCGGGCTCGGAATTCGTCGCCTTTGACATAGAAGGGATCGGCCGTGTGGGACTGGCCATTTGCTATGACGGCAGCTTTCCCGAAGTTGCCAGGCAACTGGCCTGGTTGGGTGCCGAGGTCATGATCCAACCCACCCTCACCTCGACACGGGACCGCGAGATGGAAATAGTCATGTCTCGGGCGAACGCGTTCGCCAACCAGATTTTCGTGGTCAACGTCAACGCCTCCGACCCGGTAGGCGTCGGCAACAGCGTGATCGCCGACCCGGACGGGACGATCATGCAAATCGCCGGTAGCGGCGAGGAAGTCCTCATCGGCGTCCTGGATCTGGACCGGGTAACGCAGGCGCGGGAGCTGGGAACACTGGGCCTGAACCGTCCTTGGGAACTGCTGGCCAGTCATGCAGGTGCGATCCAGTTCCCGATGTTCGGCGGCGCGCGAATCCACCCTCCACACTGGACCCCCGACGGCGCGGATTCCAGTTCCAGCCCGAACGAGTCGACTATCGAACCACTCCGTGCCAGTGGATAG